A genomic segment from Castor canadensis chromosome 1, mCasCan1.hap1v2, whole genome shotgun sequence encodes:
- the LOC109693781 gene encoding LOW QUALITY PROTEIN: olfactory receptor 6B9-like (The sequence of the model RefSeq protein was modified relative to this genomic sequence to represent the inferred CDS: substituted 1 base at 1 genomic stop codon): MWKKNITNINEFILIGFPTTPWMQILLFFLFLITYLVVLLENVVIILTVWVTGSLHKPMYYFLGTMSFLEAWYISVTVPKMLAGFLLHPNTISFLGCMTQLYFFMSLACTECVLLAAMAYDRYVAICWPLRYPVMMTTRFCVQLTISSWVSGFTISMAKVYFISRVAFCGNNILNHFFCDVSPILKLACMNLFMAETVDFVLAIVILVFPLSATVLSYAFIVSTIIHIPSATGQQKAFSTCASHLAVVVIFYTAVIFIYVXPRAIASFNSNKLISATYAVFTPMLNPIIYCLRNKEVKAAIRKTIASGQALFLRDSLC; this comes from the coding sequence atgtggaagaaaaatattacCAATATTAATGAGTTCATCCTGATTGGCTTCCCTACAACCCCTTGGATGCAGATtctgctcttcttcctcttcctcatcacTTATCTGGTTGTGCTATTGGAAAATGTGGTCATTATCCTCACTGTATGGGTCACTGGATCCCTGCACAAGCCCATGTACTATTTTCTGGGCACCATGTCCTTTCTAGAGGCTTGGTATATATCTGTCACCGTTCCAAAGATGCTGGCTGGATTCCTTCTTCATCCCAATACCATTTCCTTCCTGGGATGCATGACCCAGCTCTATTTCTTCATGTCACTTGCCTGTACAGAATGTGTGCTTTTGGCTGCCATGGCCTATGACCGTTATGTGGCTATATGTTGGCCTCTTCGCTATCCAGTCATGATGACCACAAGGTTTTGTGTACAGTTAACCATCAGTTCCTGGGTGAGTGGTTTCACCATCTCCATGGCAAAGGTTTACTTTATCTCCAGAGTTGCCTTCTGTGGCAATAATATCTTgaatcactttttctgtgatgtgTCACCTATTCTCAAACTGGCCTGCATGAACTTATTTATGGCTGAAACAGTAGACTTTGTGTTAGCAATTGTTATTCTTGTGTTCCCTCTCTCAGCCACTGTCCTTTCCTATGCCTTCATTGTGTCTACCATCATCCACATACCCTCAGCCACTGGGCAGCAGaaggctttctccacctgtgcATCTCATCTAGCAGTGGTGGTCATCTTCTACACAGCTGTGATCTTCATATATGTCTGACCTCGGGCCATTGCTTCATTCAATTCTAACAAATTGATTTCAGCAACATATGCAGTCTTCACTCCCATGCTCAACCCTATCATCTATTGTCTAAGGAACAAGGAAGTTAAAGCTGCCATCAGAAAAACCATAGCAAGTGGCCAAGCCCTTTTCTTGAGAGATTCACTTtgctga